A single region of the Gracilibacillus caseinilyticus genome encodes:
- a CDS encoding DinB family protein → MLVRPEKNEYPAPYKMYIRLVPEGDLIDILEKQMKQTLELLRNTTNKTWQFHYAPSKWCLKEVIGHIIDNEIMMHYRILRISRGDHTPLFGYDQTKFVSAANFEHVDPKELINYYKNIRQLTISTYKTIMDEAWLYQGTMENMTFSARSFAYISAGHECHHLHIIKEKYLQP, encoded by the coding sequence ATGTTAGTCAGACCAGAAAAAAATGAGTATCCTGCTCCCTACAAAATGTATATCAGATTAGTACCAGAAGGTGATTTAATCGATATATTAGAAAAGCAGATGAAGCAAACGCTTGAATTATTAAGAAATACTACAAATAAAACATGGCAATTTCACTATGCACCAAGTAAATGGTGTTTGAAAGAAGTGATCGGACACATTATCGATAATGAAATAATGATGCATTATCGGATTCTCCGTATTTCCAGAGGTGATCACACCCCCCTTTTCGGTTATGATCAAACAAAATTCGTATCAGCAGCAAATTTTGAACATGTTGATCCTAAAGAGCTAATAAACTATTACAAAAACATTCGTCAACTTACTATTTCCACTTATAAGACCATTATGGACGAAGCCTGGCTTTATCAAGGTACGATGGAAAATATGACATTTTCCGCCCGATCTTTCGCTTATATTTCTGCAGGGCATGAATGCCATCATTTGCATATTATAAAAGAGAAATATTTACAACCCTAG
- a CDS encoding GNAT family N-acetyltransferase, which yields MTERLIPFTSEQVEACTELYMQVFNNEPWNETWTYQSARERLTDLQRTPKFLGYLLYKDDRLMGFIAGNSKKSYTGFTFYAAELCIDNWEQGNGYGTKLLTYLEERLKSIGVESLYLLTANDGKAKVFYQKNDYFVHDNRVVMKKFLSK from the coding sequence GTGACAGAACGATTAATTCCATTTACGAGTGAACAAGTAGAAGCCTGTACGGAATTGTATATGCAAGTATTTAATAATGAACCCTGGAATGAGACATGGACCTATCAATCTGCCAGGGAGAGACTTACGGATTTGCAACGGACACCAAAATTCCTAGGGTATTTATTATATAAGGATGATAGGCTAATGGGGTTTATTGCCGGAAATAGTAAAAAGTCGTATACTGGCTTCACTTTTTATGCGGCTGAACTTTGTATTGACAATTGGGAGCAAGGAAATGGCTACGGAACAAAGCTGCTTACCTATTTAGAGGAAAGGCTAAAAAGTATAGGGGTAGAAAGTCTTTATTTATTAACTGCTAATGATGGCAAAGCAAAAGTATTTTATCAAAAAAACGACTACTTCGTTCATGATAATAGAGTAGTGATGAAGAAGTTTCTATCAAAATAA
- a CDS encoding GNAT family N-acetyltransferase has translation MKIRNVTSSDYDIISPVINEWWGGRQMAHMLPKVFFVHFNDTSFIMEQKGEIIGFLIGFFSQSDQDVAYIHFVGVHPDYRKQHIGKQLYSAFFNEAEKNGKKFIRALTSPVNKTSIAYHTKSGFAIEQGDKEVDGVSVFTDYDGEGQDRVLFVKDLLN, from the coding sequence ATGAAAATAAGAAATGTCACAAGCTCTGATTATGATATTATTTCCCCCGTCATTAATGAATGGTGGGGCGGCAGGCAAATGGCCCACATGCTGCCTAAAGTGTTTTTTGTTCACTTTAATGATACTAGTTTTATTATGGAGCAAAAGGGAGAAATAATTGGATTTTTGATCGGATTTTTCTCTCAATCTGATCAAGATGTTGCTTATATTCATTTTGTTGGTGTGCATCCTGACTATCGCAAGCAACATATTGGCAAGCAGCTATACAGCGCATTTTTCAATGAGGCAGAAAAGAACGGCAAAAAATTTATTCGTGCGTTAACTTCTCCTGTTAATAAAACTTCTATTGCTTACCACACGAAGAGCGGATTTGCGATTGAGCAAGGGGATAAAGAAGTAGACGGCGTTTCTGTTTTTACGGATTATGATGGTGAAGGTCAGGATAGAGTTTTGTTTGTGAAGGATTTGCTAAACTAA
- a CDS encoding alpha/beta hydrolase — MNKTILFIHSAGPQGPNQGSSNLINYLEQELENSYQIIHPQMPAPEDPKYDQWKHQLEKELSLLNGEAILIGHSLGGSVLLKYLSEHSCKLTIRGLFILASPYWGLDEEWQLADFMLQHHFADKLPSIANIFLYHSRNEKIVPFAHHQAYAKKLPQAAARQIDGDRHLFHDGLAVLVDDIKGL; from the coding sequence ATGAATAAAACCATATTGTTTATACATAGCGCAGGGCCACAGGGACCCAATCAAGGAAGTAGTAATTTAATCAATTATCTGGAACAAGAACTCGAGAATTCTTATCAAATCATCCATCCTCAGATGCCTGCACCTGAAGATCCGAAGTATGATCAATGGAAGCATCAGCTTGAAAAAGAGCTTAGTTTGCTTAACGGAGAAGCGATATTGATTGGTCATTCATTAGGTGGATCGGTTTTGTTAAAGTACCTTTCCGAGCATTCCTGTAAGCTGACTATAAGAGGTTTGTTTATCCTTGCATCCCCGTATTGGGGACTGGATGAGGAGTGGCAGCTTGCTGATTTTATGCTTCAACACCATTTTGCAGACAAACTCCCTTCGATAGCTAACATATTTCTGTATCATAGTCGTAATGAGAAGATCGTTCCTTTTGCACACCATCAAGCCTATGCAAAAAAACTCCCTCAGGCAGCTGCCAGACAGATCGATGGAGATCGTCATCTGTTTCATGATGGGTTAGCTGTACTTGTTGATGATATAAAGGGTTTATAA
- a CDS encoding NUDIX hydrolase produces the protein MEIWDIYDKDRKRTGRTHERGLPIAEGDYHIVVSVWIMNEKGEILVTRRHPDKSHPNLWEGTGGSIIAGENSLEGALREVKEEIGVTLSKENGKLVKSTRRDVFHDFNDDWLFTENVDIRDVVLQEEEVVDIKWVTKKELKAMYDSHQLVPTLRYVEQLFKQNM, from the coding sequence ATGGAAATCTGGGATATTTACGATAAAGATAGAAAAAGAACTGGTAGAACACATGAACGGGGACTTCCTATAGCAGAAGGTGATTACCATATCGTTGTAAGTGTCTGGATCATGAATGAGAAAGGGGAAATCCTTGTAACCAGAAGACATCCAGATAAATCGCATCCCAATCTATGGGAAGGCACAGGTGGCTCAATCATAGCTGGTGAAAACAGCTTAGAGGGTGCTTTGCGGGAAGTGAAAGAAGAAATAGGGGTCACCCTTTCTAAAGAAAATGGTAAGTTAGTAAAAAGTACAAGAAGAGATGTGTTTCACGATTTTAATGATGATTGGCTGTTTACAGAAAATGTTGATATTCGGGATGTTGTGTTACAGGAAGAGGAAGTGGTGGATATCAAATGGGTCACGAAGAAAGAGTTGAAAGCAATGTATGACAGTCATCAGCTTGTTCCAACTCTTCGGTATGTGGAGCAGTTATTTAAACAAAATATGTAA
- a CDS encoding PhzF family phenazine biosynthesis protein, whose translation MRKITVYHYDAFSKKAGKGNPAGVVLNGEQLTDEEMQETALKVGFNETAFPLPSDVADLRIRFFTPGHEMKLCGHATIATVYALKTKGLLADKTEWTIETNAGTLPVSLHTMDNDLLLTMQQASPAFNGSVKNLANSIGLNENEIREDIPVVYGSTGTWTLLIPIKELASFQKMKPDTKRFPAILQENTRASVHPFCMETIDPEADMHARHFSSPYSGTVEDAVTGTASGVMGAYYATYMNPDFAGSLQLLVEQGHEVGKDGRVLVDVSRKKEICEIMISGNAVFVKAFDVVLDE comes from the coding sequence ATGAGGAAGATTACCGTCTATCATTATGATGCATTCAGTAAAAAAGCGGGCAAAGGGAATCCTGCAGGGGTCGTTTTGAATGGAGAGCAGTTAACAGATGAAGAAATGCAGGAGACAGCGTTAAAAGTAGGATTTAACGAAACAGCATTTCCACTGCCCTCAGACGTGGCAGACTTACGCATCCGCTTTTTCACACCTGGTCACGAAATGAAGCTGTGCGGCCACGCCACGATAGCAACTGTCTATGCCTTAAAAACAAAAGGACTATTAGCTGATAAAACGGAATGGACCATTGAGACAAATGCGGGCACTTTACCAGTTAGCCTGCATACTATGGACAATGATCTGTTACTGACGATGCAACAAGCCTCACCAGCATTTAATGGATCTGTAAAAAATTTGGCAAATTCGATTGGATTAAACGAAAACGAAATTCGTGAGGATATTCCTGTCGTTTATGGCAGTACAGGTACATGGACGTTATTAATCCCCATTAAAGAGCTTGCTTCTTTTCAAAAAATGAAGCCTGACACCAAAAGGTTTCCCGCCATCTTACAAGAGAATACAAGAGCATCTGTTCATCCATTCTGCATGGAAACGATTGATCCAGAAGCGGATATGCATGCGCGACACTTCTCTTCTCCATACTCAGGAACGGTGGAAGATGCCGTGACTGGCACTGCGTCTGGAGTAATGGGGGCGTATTATGCTACTTATATGAATCCTGACTTTGCCGGATCACTACAACTTCTGGTAGAGCAAGGTCATGAAGTAGGAAAAGATGGGCGTGTACTAGTCGATGTCTCACGTAAAAAGGAAATTTGTGAGATTATGATTAGTGGAAATGCGGTATTTGTTAAGGCATTTGATGTGGTACTGGATGAATAG
- a CDS encoding extracellular solute-binding protein, which yields MNCRNREWGHIKKGIMGGLCGIALLLVGCADNASSNGEETISIMANVHTPQVATDSPIVEQIEEKAGVNLDITWVPDETYDDKMNTVIATQSFPRAMFVKNSESYTQMKDSLTDDVYWEIGPYLDDYKNLSKLDPVVLNNTAVNGKIFALYRETPLSRWGIMYRKDWAENLDIEGPETTEDLYNMFKAFTEEDPDGNGKDDTFGVAVNSDLVYGGFKFVSSYFGTPNNWGEKDGELMPDFMFQEYIDTMDFFKKLRDDGYVNKDFPVTSKTSQTEMLTSGKAGAIVGCLCNGAGFQENLQLSNPDGELDVQNRISTPDGEPGTWATAGYGSVVLFPKESNKTEEDLKRVLSLFDTMMEPDIYNSIVYGTEGKHYEMVDGKAKKLESGSDSFATEIQPLLGLAIGGENAIDALTRSFANDLDEKQYNQTMDNNNILIHDPTVALHSETYGENGTYLQQIINDATIQYMLGDIDLKGFQSAVDKWKEEGGEQIITEYNEAYQEAGSK from the coding sequence ATGAACTGTCGTAATCGAGAATGGGGTCACATAAAGAAAGGAATTATGGGTGGATTGTGCGGTATAGCGTTGTTGCTGGTCGGATGTGCAGATAATGCAAGCAGCAATGGGGAAGAGACGATAAGTATTATGGCCAATGTGCATACACCACAAGTGGCAACAGACAGTCCAATTGTTGAGCAGATCGAAGAAAAAGCAGGTGTGAATTTAGATATAACATGGGTACCGGATGAAACGTACGATGACAAAATGAATACCGTCATCGCGACACAAAGTTTTCCAAGAGCCATGTTTGTAAAAAATTCAGAGTCTTATACGCAAATGAAAGACTCCTTAACAGATGATGTGTATTGGGAAATAGGGCCATATCTTGATGACTATAAGAACTTGAGTAAGTTAGATCCGGTAGTGTTAAACAATACGGCAGTAAACGGCAAGATTTTTGCCCTTTATCGCGAAACACCTTTATCAAGATGGGGTATCATGTATCGAAAGGATTGGGCGGAGAACTTAGATATAGAAGGACCTGAAACAACGGAAGATTTATATAATATGTTCAAAGCCTTTACCGAGGAAGATCCGGACGGTAATGGAAAAGATGATACTTTTGGCGTTGCGGTGAATTCAGACCTTGTGTACGGCGGTTTTAAATTTGTCAGTTCTTACTTTGGAACGCCTAACAACTGGGGAGAAAAAGATGGAGAGCTTATGCCAGATTTCATGTTCCAGGAATATATCGATACAATGGATTTCTTCAAAAAATTACGAGATGATGGCTATGTCAATAAGGATTTTCCAGTAACAAGTAAAACAAGTCAGACCGAAATGCTGACAAGTGGTAAAGCAGGAGCAATTGTTGGCTGTCTGTGTAATGGTGCAGGCTTCCAGGAAAATCTGCAGTTATCCAATCCTGATGGTGAGTTGGATGTGCAGAATCGCATCTCTACGCCAGATGGGGAACCCGGCACATGGGCTACCGCTGGATATGGATCTGTTGTTTTATTTCCAAAAGAAAGCAATAAAACAGAAGAGGACTTAAAAAGAGTTCTTTCGTTATTCGATACAATGATGGAACCGGACATTTATAATTCAATTGTTTATGGTACAGAAGGAAAACATTATGAGATGGTCGATGGCAAAGCGAAGAAATTGGAAAGTGGCTCCGATTCCTTTGCAACAGAGATTCAGCCCCTGTTAGGATTAGCGATTGGTGGAGAGAATGCGATTGATGCCCTGACACGAAGCTTTGCTAATGATTTGGATGAAAAGCAATATAATCAAACGATGGATAATAACAATATTCTGATTCATGACCCGACTGTTGCACTTCATTCCGAAACATATGGTGAGAATGGAACGTATCTGCAGCAAATTATCAATGATGCAACGATTCAATATATGTTAGGTGACATTGATTTAAAAGGATTCCAATCAGCTGTTGATAAGTGGAAGGAAGAAGGCGGCGAACAAATTATCACGGAATACAATGAAGCGTATCAGGAAGCAGGGAGTAAATAA
- a CDS encoding pectinesterase family protein: MRYNMVELESKYRQTIDSIVDSTKLEHKTIQGKPVYRSIQEAIDDIDESDGCIFIAKGVYVEKLMVNKASVTLLGESRDQTILTYDVASGTEKADGSTYGTFGSASVIVQKPNFTAFNITFENRFDFMKEYLKKDNDPTKMKNLQAVAFRTADQSDQTKLENCYFKGYQDTLLVDQGTHYFHKCVVEGAIDFIFGAGQAVFESCDIISLNLQDPIHNGFVTAASTSIDVPYGYLFDQCRLQRKSNEMPDHTVYLGRPWHPGGDPNAIASVLYYQCEVDAHIKEEGWTEMGGYSPLDARLYEYDNHGSGAVINTNRRSVPQQEAEKWRHYLHQICVR, encoded by the coding sequence ATGCGTTATAATATGGTAGAACTAGAATCAAAATATCGTCAAACGATTGATAGTATTGTAGATTCGACTAAATTGGAACACAAAACAATCCAGGGTAAGCCGGTTTATCGAAGCATTCAAGAAGCGATAGACGATATCGATGAATCAGATGGATGCATTTTTATTGCAAAAGGTGTGTATGTGGAAAAATTGATGGTCAACAAGGCATCCGTGACGTTACTAGGTGAGAGCCGCGATCAAACCATCCTAACCTATGATGTGGCAAGCGGTACCGAAAAAGCAGACGGGTCGACATATGGCACATTTGGCAGTGCCAGTGTCATCGTTCAGAAACCGAATTTTACAGCTTTTAATATCACGTTTGAGAATCGCTTTGATTTCATGAAGGAATACCTCAAAAAAGATAATGATCCAACCAAAATGAAAAATTTACAGGCGGTTGCTTTTCGTACAGCAGATCAGAGCGATCAAACGAAACTGGAAAACTGTTATTTTAAAGGCTATCAGGATACGTTACTTGTCGATCAGGGAACGCACTATTTTCATAAGTGTGTCGTCGAAGGAGCGATTGATTTTATTTTTGGTGCCGGGCAGGCGGTGTTTGAAAGCTGTGATATTATATCTTTAAATCTTCAGGATCCTATCCATAATGGCTTTGTCACAGCTGCCAGCACATCGATTGACGTACCATATGGTTATTTGTTCGATCAGTGTCGATTACAGAGAAAATCGAATGAAATGCCAGATCATACTGTTTATTTAGGGAGACCATGGCATCCAGGTGGAGATCCGAACGCGATAGCCAGTGTGCTTTATTACCAATGTGAAGTAGATGCTCATATTAAAGAAGAAGGCTGGACAGAAATGGGTGGCTACTCTCCTTTGGATGCCAGATTATATGAATATGATAATCATGGGTCTGGTGCTGTAATCAACACGAACAGACGAAGTGTACCTCAGCAGGAAGCAGAGAAATGGCGCCATTATCTTCACCAGATTTGTGTCCGGTAA
- a CDS encoding response regulator transcription factor: MAETALEFYEEHVPGFLIHHKQDPSQMNVFHRHQGYEIVWLKEGEALYVFEEKVYHLRKNTILLFKSSEFHRVSLRDGAAYERVVVMFTADFFTFDHVLLKTFFDFLDQLPFPHFMLDLFVWDMDKFQSIIDNLLLENDNKNNWQQKSALEIYLMELILFLSRSMKIDQEANHQLDWASERQKPVDFHDQIVKEINEVWNTEWRLDTIAEHLHISKYYLCRFFKKEFGVTIQEYILQRRLFEANRLLTDTTMTVQEISEHVGFLSASSFIRRFKERTGVTPNQYRKKQTDFRNGN, encoded by the coding sequence ATGGCAGAAACAGCGCTTGAGTTCTACGAAGAGCATGTCCCGGGCTTTCTCATTCATCACAAACAGGATCCATCACAAATGAACGTCTTTCATAGACATCAAGGCTATGAAATCGTTTGGTTAAAAGAAGGAGAAGCTTTATACGTATTTGAAGAGAAAGTCTATCATTTACGGAAGAATACCATTTTACTGTTCAAAAGCTCGGAATTTCATCGGGTGAGCTTGCGGGATGGGGCAGCATACGAAAGAGTGGTCGTGATGTTTACGGCTGACTTTTTTACATTTGACCATGTGCTGCTGAAGACTTTTTTTGATTTTTTGGATCAATTGCCTTTTCCCCATTTTATGTTAGATCTTTTTGTCTGGGATATGGATAAATTCCAATCGATCATCGATAACCTTTTATTAGAAAATGATAATAAAAACAACTGGCAGCAAAAATCTGCACTCGAGATCTACCTGATGGAACTGATCCTGTTTCTGAGCCGCTCGATGAAGATCGATCAAGAAGCCAATCATCAGCTCGATTGGGCTAGTGAGCGCCAAAAACCAGTAGATTTCCATGATCAAATCGTCAAGGAAATCAATGAAGTCTGGAATACGGAATGGCGTCTGGATACCATTGCGGAGCATTTGCATATCAGCAAGTATTATCTGTGCCGTTTTTTCAAAAAAGAATTTGGTGTGACCATTCAGGAGTATATTCTGCAGCGGAGATTATTTGAAGCAAACCGCTTACTGACGGACACAACGATGACTGTTCAGGAGATTTCTGAGCATGTTGGATTTCTTTCTGCTTCCAGCTTTATTAGAAGGTTTAAGGAAAGAACCGGGGTAACGCCGAATCAGTACCGAAAGAAGCAAACTGATTTTCGTAACGGTAACTAG
- a CDS encoding class I SAM-dependent methyltransferase yields the protein MNMFALTKESLIDKKILDCPAGACSFTAIGNQSGLDVTACDIAYHYSVDFLQEKGHSDIKHAMEHMKKVKNNYQWGFFAGVEDLRAHRIRALQTCTKDIERSKERYIPVTLPSLPFRDEQFDIILSAHFLFLYADRLDLSFHLDTVDELLRVTKEELRIFPLVDLNGARYQYLDEVIHYLIKKGCTAEEIKVSYEFQRNANSMLKICKKGEQYD from the coding sequence ATGAATATGTTTGCGCTAACAAAAGAATCACTTATCGATAAAAAAATACTGGACTGTCCGGCTGGAGCCTGTTCATTTACTGCCATTGGCAACCAATCCGGATTAGATGTAACAGCTTGTGATATTGCCTATCATTATTCTGTTGACTTCTTACAAGAAAAAGGCCACAGCGATATCAAGCATGCGATGGAACATATGAAAAAAGTCAAAAATAATTATCAATGGGGTTTTTTCGCTGGGGTAGAGGATTTACGAGCCCATCGAATTCGCGCCTTGCAAACATGTACCAAGGATATCGAACGATCCAAAGAACGGTACATTCCTGTTACACTGCCCTCTTTGCCATTTCGTGATGAACAATTCGATATCATTCTCTCCGCACATTTTTTATTTTTGTATGCAGACAGACTAGATTTATCCTTTCATCTTGATACCGTTGATGAGTTATTACGTGTTACAAAAGAAGAGCTTCGCATTTTTCCATTAGTTGACTTAAATGGAGCACGTTATCAGTATTTGGATGAGGTCATTCATTATTTGATAAAGAAAGGCTGCACTGCGGAAGAAATAAAGGTATCCTACGAATTCCAACGTAATGCCAATTCTATGTTGAAGATATGTAAAAAGGGGGAGCAATATGATTAG